Proteins from a genomic interval of Zingiber officinale cultivar Zhangliang chromosome 2A, Zo_v1.1, whole genome shotgun sequence:
- the LOC122041135 gene encoding UPF0014 membrane protein STAR2-like, which translates to MDPSGASFWVDFLQGMLKPVAALSVVLMAVALSFAQKLKLEGEMIYAIARAFFQLSIIGFVLQFIFAQKNTAWIILAYLFMVSVAGYTAGQRAKHVPRGKCIAGISILAGTSVTMFLLVVLNVFPFTPRYIIPVAGMMVGNAMTVTGVTMKKLREDLKVQKNLVETALALGATPRQAAHQQVKKSLVIALSPVVDNAKTVGLISLPGAMTGLIMGGASPLEAIQLQIVVMNMLIGASTVSSILSTYLCWPSFFTKAYQLEYKVFSAD; encoded by the exons ATGGATCCGTCGGGCGCGTCGTTCTGGGTGGACTTCCTCCAGGGGATGCTGAAGCCGGTGGCGGCGCTGTCGGTGGTGCTGATGGCCGTCGCTCTCTCCTTCGCCCAGAAGCTCAAGCTCGAGGGCGAGATGATCTACGCCATCGCCCGCGCCTTCTTCCAGCTATCTATCATCGGCTTCGTCCTCCAGTTCATCTTTGCCCAGAAGAACACCGCCTGGATCATCCTCGCTTACTTATTCATG gtATCTGTTGCGGGTTATACAGCTGGTCAACGGGCAAAACATGTACCGCGAGGGAAATGTATAGCTGGAATCTCTATTCTGGCAGGTACATCAGTGACGATGTTCTTGCTTGTCGTGCTGAATGTCTTCCCCTTTACTCCAAGGTACATCATTCCTGTTGCCGGCATGATGGTTGGCAATGCAATGACCGTCACTGGTGTTACCATGAAGAAGCTGCGGGAAGATCTTAAAGTGCAAAAGAACCTG GTGGAGACGGCATTGGCTCTCGGCGCAACTCCGCGTCAAGCAGCACATCAGCAAGTTAAGAAGTCTCTTGTGATTGCACTGTCCCCAGTTGTGGACAATGCCAAAACAGTGGGTCTCATTTCTCTTCCAGGTGCAATGACAGGGCTCATTATGGGTGGTGCATCACCTTTGGAGGCAATCCAACTCCAGATAGTTGTCATGAACATGCTTATCGGAGCATCCACCGTTAGCAGTATCTTATCGACGTATTTGTGTTGGCCTTCTTTTTTCACAAAAGCTTACCAGTTGGAATATAAAGTATTCTCAGCTGATTGA